In a genomic window of Nyctibius grandis isolate bNycGra1 chromosome 4, bNycGra1.pri, whole genome shotgun sequence:
- the ZFYVE19 gene encoding abscission/NoCut checkpoint regulator, with the protein MDSRCYGCASKFSVFKKECGCKNCGRSFCSGCLSFSAVVPRCGSTQQKVCKQCHGKLTGEGSQSSSAKWSPPENYKKRVAAFEAKQKQLKEQEKAAAKPSGQAGARYQGLSKEDRAIAERLERLREERKPKSIPTQAEIEARLAALKEDCRGPVLSTQEMEHRLAVLQGRDPPSQAPRPVHQPPDTRSLVQQTDDLLTQLSEEVAIDEHYRQRVQPQVVSSQSLNDLNRESEDCVYPANLDPKQIEEEKNKLLAEAAAELREENTRQEKILQVAKRLAVLRGKDPEKVTLETYKLPDSDEEVAEEEAIRRVLKQLTEEAALDEASGFNIPPDQTTQPRHSQQNLCKKAKQKSQTPTTTALARADDSDEDELPWCCICNEDATLRCHGCDGDLYCQRCFQEGHDEFDLKDHHTSCYHPCK; encoded by the exons ATGGACAGCCGGTGCTATGGGTGTGCGTCCAAGTTCTCTGTCTTCAAGAAAGAG TGTGGATGCAAGAACTGCGGACGGTCATTCTGCTCAGGCTGTCTCAGCTTCAGTGCTGTTGTTCCCCGCTGTGGAAGCACCCAGCAGAAGGTGTGCAAGCAGTGTCATGGAAAACTAACTGG AGAGGGATCTCAAAGCAGTTCAGCAAAATGGTCACCACCAGAAAACTACAAAAA GCGTGTAGCAGCTTTTGAGGCTaagcaaaagcagctgaaagaacaAGAGAAGGCAGCTGCAAAACCCTCAGGTCAAGCAGGCGCCAGATACCAGGGTCTCTCAAAAGAGGATAGAGCTATTGCAGAGAGACTGGAGAGGCtcagggaggaaaggaaaccAA AGTCCATTCCTACTCAGGCTGAGATCGAAGCTAGGCTGGCTGCCCTGAAGGAGGACTGCCGGGGACCTGTTCTATCCACACAGGAAATGGAACACCGGTTGGCTGTCCTGCAGGGGAGAGATCCGCCTTCCCAGGCTCCCAGACCT GTACACCAACCTCCTGATACCAGAAGTCTGGTCCAACAGACAGATGACCTGTTAACTCAACTGTCTGAGGAAGTTGCCATTGATGAGCATTACAGACAAAGAGTCCAGCCTCAAG TTGTTAGTAGCCAAAGTTTGAATGATCTCAATCGGGAAAGTGAAGATTGTGTTTACCCTGCAAATCTGGACCCAAAACAGatagaggaagagaagaataaacttctggcagaagctgctgctgagctgcggGAAGAGAACACTAGGCAGGAAAAGATCCTGCAAGTTGCCAAGAGACTGGCAGTGCTCAGAGGCAAGGACCCAGAGAAAG TTACACTGGAAACCTATAAACTCCCTGACAGTGATGAGGAAGTGGCTGAGGAGGAAGCCATTCGCAGGGTGCTAAAACAG CTCACAGAGGAAGCAGCCCTGGATGAAGCAAGTGGATTCAACATTCCTCCAGATCAGACCACCCAACCACGACACTCACAACAGAACCTGtgtaagaaagcaaagcaaaag AGCCAGACTCCAACCACCACAGCTCTTGCCAGGGCAGATGACAGTGATGAGGATGAGTTACCCTGGTGCTGTATCTGCAACGAAGATGCCACTTTGCGCTGCCATGGCTGTGACGGGGATCTCTACTGCCAGCGCTGTTTTCA GGAAGGCCATGATGAGTTTGACCTGAAGGACCACCACACGTCCTGCTATCATCCTTGCAAGTAG